A window of Parambassis ranga chromosome 10, fParRan2.1, whole genome shotgun sequence contains these coding sequences:
- the LOC114442348 gene encoding uncharacterized protein LOC114442348 produces the protein MIMLWIKLLFLHQGYSLVPVKTVQLGEPAVLTCMLFNEELSTREVHWYKQSPGDTLKLIVTLWKSTHPDYAPEYSKSIVDVQFNNSFSNLTILRVSQEDEGMYHCAVTEWIKTNWRATYLVVKDNNPRTSNYTVVQHPAASGPGLSDTLQCSVLSDSQSKSCLGDLSMFWFRSHKSHADIIFTDGHRQDECEERSDSQKRCVYRFSKNISSSDSGTYYCALATCGEILFGRGTRLDVQESSSLKAEVGTILQCAILVICLVVIAVLLCALKKKKCDCCKAEDLHAGGLKLKLKDDGTWIYSVVLFNMIKPENGAVTAERERIYTAVKAFGLE, from the exons aCTCTTTGGTTCCAGTGAAAACAGTTCAGCTTGGTGAACCAGCGGTTTTAACCTGCATGTTATTTAATGAAGAGCTCAGCACGAGAGAAGTCCACTGGTACAAGCAGAGTCCCGGGGACACGTTGAAATTAATTGTGACCCTGTGGAAATCTACACACCCAGATTATGCACCAGAATATTCTAAATCAATAGTCGACGTACAGTTCAACAACAGTTTTAGCAACCTAACAATTTTGCGTGTGAGCCAAGAGGATGAAGGGATGTATCACTGTGCAGTCACAGAGTGGATTAAGACGAACTGGAGAGCGACATATTTGGTAGTAAAAG aTAATAATCCAAGGACATCAAACTACACTGTTGTTCAGCATCCAGCAGCATCTGGTCCAGGACTCTCAGACACTCTGCAGTGTTCGGTCCTCTCTGACTCTCAGAGCAAATCCTGTTTAGGAGATCTCAGCATGTTCTGGTTCAGATCTCATAAATCTCATGCAGACATCATCTTCACTGATGGACACAGACAAGATGAATGTGAGGAGAGATCTGACTCTCAGAAGAGATGTGTTTACCGCTTCTCTAAGAACATCAGCTCCTCTGATTCTGGGACCTACTACTGTGCTTTGGCTACATGTGGGGAGATTTTATTTGGACGTGGAACTAGGCTGGATGTTCAAG AAAGCAGCAGTCTGAAGGCAGAAGTTGGTACAATTCTCCAGTGTGCCATCTTAGTTATATGTCTGGTTGTCATAGCTGTCCTCCTTTGTGCTcttaagaagaagaagtgtgaTTGTTGCAAAG CTGAGGACCTGCATGCTGGTGGTCTGAAACTTAAACTG AAAGATGATGGCACATGGATTTATTCTGTTGTCCTCTTCAACATGATAAAACCTGAAAACGGTGCagtcacagcagagagagagcggatCTACACTGCTGTCAAGGCTTTTGGGCTCGAGTAG